The following is a genomic window from Theobroma cacao cultivar B97-61/B2 chromosome 10, Criollo_cocoa_genome_V2, whole genome shotgun sequence.
taaaacTGCCCAAATGCATGAATGTTTCTGATTGAGAAATGAAGGTACAAATCATGGAAGCTGCAGGCAAGGCTTTTGAACAATTTTGGTGTATATTTATAGAATCTAACCCTTTGCTCAAATTTAAAGTAGGCTTAGCAGCTACTAAATAAGTGCCATGGTGCTATGCACAAAGCTAGCTACAATATTGAGggatattaattaatcaattaatcaacaataAATTTTGTCAATGTCAAGAATTTTATCTACTATTTAAttgagattttaaattttaacgtGCATAatacaaaatgagaattttttatccaatttatttacaattcaataaatatgttgaaatttatCGATTATTCAAtcaagattttaaaattttgaccaatAAAATATAGAACGAGAACTTTCTAGTCAAATTTATTGATATTGTTTGTTTGTTATTTTGAACAGTAATCCAGGTTCTATATACCAAAAATTTCCAATCAAATTATGTTTGAGAACACTCTTTCTGACCAAGTCCAAGTTACTATGCTATATTTTTTTGGCTGTTTTTGGAATGCAttgtcaaaaagaaaaagttctATCTGTGCTTTCCTTTAATGGAGAATAATAATGATATtactataaatatttatatacattATAATAATGAACCGGGTGCCGATTCTCTTGTGAAGTTGAACATCAATAGCTATTTAACATTCGTGACACAGTATTGATTTATAGTAAAACGAtaagaaaaacttaaaattcaaatctcaTTGAAAATCGAGAAGGAAAAGGTTGGAAAATCATCTTTTGCTTTAAGTACACGAGAAAAAgattatcaaaatttaaatatcaaatcttATGGCTTGAGTTAAgcttaaatcataaaaagaTTATGAATCTCATTGAAATTCCAGGACAACGAGAAGCATTTAGCAATGACTAATTTCCATTATCTTGACTCCCATATCAACAATGACCAAGAACTAAACAAAATGACATTGCTGGTAGGCAAAACGAAAGTTTGTCTCTTCTTTGTTTTCCTCTCATTGCATGCTatggatgatgatgatgaataaAGAAGCAGAAGAAGGGATGATCCTATATGGGGATGGATGGGTTTTGTCTGTACGTCCAACGGACAAAACAAGTGCAGGACAGAATATCTCGATTGAGATATCAAAAAATTTCCAATGACAAAGATAAGTCATGGAACCCCCCCCCCCATGCTTTGTGCCTCAATGGCCTGAACATGGTCCTTTCCTGTCACCATTGCAATAAATGGCAGAAAAAGGGTATCTCAGTTGATGATCCTTTGCTAGCTAAGCCTATATGGCTGACAAAATGCGTGggggtggtggtggtggagatggtcaaaatagaagaaaaagataataataaatgcAGTACACTGATGGCTCCAATATGGCAAATTCAGGTTAATCATTACAACAACTTCTTCCTCCTTAGAGATATATTTGAGGGCAACAACAAGACGCAACTGCAAAAGAATAATTGCCCCAATCCTATGGATTTGACACAAGAGTTTGAATACATCAACCAAAGAGAGAGGTACAAAGCTAGACCCTTTTGGTTTCATGCGTCATTTTTGTACACTTTGTTTTGTCAGAGTGACAACTGTCCATCTGCATTAAGCTGTAAACATGTTTTGAGTGACTGAGGAAACACagccttttttcttctcaatatTGGCTAAAATCACAACTAGAAATGATAGCTGAGAGATATATACAGTAGTAATTCAATTATTGAGAATTTTGAGTTAGACTAGCTAGTAAAGAGTTATGTAGGATATTCATAGGGTGCAAGTTCAAATCCTGACATGAATAGGATGAGATTTACAGAACGAGAAAGAGTTACAGAGTTGTAACATATTCGTACTTTGTAAGTTCAAATCCCGAAAATGAACGAGATAAAGTTTAGAAAACGACAAAGGGTTGAGTAGTTGAATATTAAAACCATTTCTTTTGGAAGTGAGACCAAAGACCAAAAGCAAAAATGCCCATGATTAATCAATATACTACCATATATTAGCTTGAAGATCTTGTCGGAACCCTAATGGGTTAGGTCCCTGGCTAGctttcaattaagtttttgacAGGACAAGTTGCATTATGCAGCATAATGCTGATCTTCTGTGTTCATGATTTCAGCCCCTATACGGATGTCCTTTCTAGCTTTGTACAAGAGTAGCGAAATTTCTTATGGAAATGCTTAAATGATGAATGCATGAATACATGATAATGGGAGGAAAGAAACTTTCCACAAGTTGCCAAATGCATGAACATGTCTGCAAACACTGGTGATGACAGTCACCGGAAGCTGTCTAAGGACTTTTAACAGGAGAAAAACATGGGCAAGTTCTGCCAAAAAACTCTCTGTGCTTAAAGCAAAACAATAGTTTCCTATCAAGAATATAGCAACTGGCCTCTGAAAACTACTAAAAAGAAGGACATCTTCCCTTTGCTCAAACATGTAAACATGAACTAGAAGCTGTGTTTCACAACTTTTTCATGAGAACTAATAAAAGCTAAGTGGACATACATTTCAACCTGTTGGTGTGGGACATTGGGGGTTCCTTTTCTCTTCCCCTGAATCAATTACaagaaagaataagaaaacCCAAGCACTATCTCTCTAGGTACATGCCACTCTTTCCACTAATGGAGGAGTACATCCACGGATCCACCCAGGAAATTGTAAAGAAGCACAAAGGTTGTCGAGTCGTGCAgtaattgaattttgaaaagaaacaaaaggggAGGGGAAAAGCATCATGATTTTGCTGTCtagtttaataatttatatatgttgcatGTTTCATTTATAAACCAGACAAAAGAAACTTCTTTGTCAACTGTGGTGTGGTAGTGCTCATCACTTTGCATTGCATTGTACCACTATTAATGCTGTATGCCACCTCTTCTCACAGTGCTGCAtttgcatttttcttttctttttttttgtaacttttttgaattttttgaaagatttttctAAAGAAACATGAAATACCCATCATTTCCATTTCCATGTACTGTATGTTAATTCAATCTGATCATGTATACATACTCTTACAATTATCAATCATTGCTCACCAGCTGGCAATCAGCAACAGCTGATGCTTACAAGTTCACAGAGCCAAACTTCAATCTTCTGATGAATCTGAATTGCCTGCAAAACCCCTCCAGATTTCATAAACAGAACTATGGTTTAGTGAAGCATCATCTTCAtgaatatatatttgttaaatTTCAATACGGGCATGAATCAATTGACAATAGGTGATTGACAAAAGGTGGAGAGatctttattatatttatatattcagGATGTTACAGATGTGAAATTATCATTGTTTTACTCCCCGTCACGTGTAGAGATTTTGAACTCATCATGTTATATGAATCAACAAAGATGAAATAGACAAAAAGGTCAATAAATAAAGACAACAGCTGCCCtgatattatattaaaattttaaaacaggtattcaatttaaaatcaattgataataaGCGGAGAGTGAACAAATAGAGAGGAAACCAACGAAAAAGCATGAATCAACATAAAGAACCACAAAGGGACCAACTAATGGAGGCAGATGACATGAACTAGCTTATCAAGCTTACAAGTTGAACTTCAATTTGGATGTGAATAATCCAAAAATCTCCCTCAAGATTCATGAATCAGACCATGAATTGCTGCATTAAAAACCATTTTTTAAATGACCGTGGCCACAACTACTGTCATTAACAACCAGCAACTAgctaataaagaaaaaacacaATGTAATGCTAAAGGACCTGAATGTACAGAACCGGAAAGCAAAAACATTAAGTATAATTATCCATACTTTAAACGTTTTCAAAGCAGTTGTTAGCAGCGTCATAGACTTGTTAGTCAAAAAGGCCGGACAAagatattttttcttcttactaAAAATGGTTAAGATTCCACTCTAATCTGTCCAAGTGGATAAGCCAGCAAATTGGGGTTTGTACTTTGTTCAATGCTTATGATTGTTAAACATCAGACATCCAATGAATCCTGGTCAAAAGGAAGATAAGACCCCTTAGAGAATGAAGGGGGTGAATGCTAGCAGCTCAAAGGGAGGAAGGAGGGAGGGAAGGGCCTGCACAATCCAGGAAAAGACAATGCCTTTATCCTTGAGGGGGGAAATAGACATTGGACACCGACCTTTGTTGCCTCTACAGAAGAACTGTTGGTTTGTGGAGCATAAAATAAAGTTGAGATTTAGATTTTGTGCATAGAAAAAATGGGACCCCTTGTATAGTAAAGTCAAGCTTAGCCCCATTCAGTTTATGACTAGAATCTTTTGCTGTTTAATTGTGGTGCATGCATAATGACAGATGACTTCATCAAAGGGACTCCCATTGTTGTCATCCTATCACTATTTCCCCTAAAGGATCAGAACTTTTCCTGTGGCATATCTTATCATTTTAAGTGTGATAATGCACAAAAGCAACATAATACTGTATAGGAATTAATCACATTTGAATTTCTCTCCGTCCGCCATAATCTTCTCTGTGTTTGATGTGAAAGATAAAACATGAAAGAATAGTTGATACTAAGTGACTAAGTCACATCCTTCCTAACATGTCcaattttctattatttctatcaaaaacaaagtaaaatattcattAATAAGACAGATTGTCTGtctattataattttttttgtattcaGTACGAAAGATAAAACGCGAAAGAATAATTGATACATAATGACTTAATCACATCTTTACTAacgttttcaaattttgttatCAATCCTAACGAGATAAGTTGTCCATCCATTTTAATCTTCTTTGTGTTTGAtgtaaaagataaaacttgaaaaaataattgatacCTAATGACTAAATCACATTCTTACTAACATTTCCAATTTCCCATCCTTTGGATGATCAGACAAGTTGATATCTCCTCTGACATTCTTATTTTATCAGAGTATATTGATTATGAGAAATGGTTTACTTATTAATGACTTGGaaacttttctttcctttatgaatttccttttgatGGAATCCTTTCTCAAGAGCAATGCTCACCGCAAGAAATTCACAATCCGAGTGAACTGATCAGATAAAAACATGGTCCTGACTCCACAGTCTTGAATCCTGACCCTGTCCAAAAAAAAGGGACCATCGGCCCGACAGAAAATCATTTCGACATGAGCACCCTGGGCTCCATAGACCCAAAGCTCCACCCATGAAAACAGCTCTTTGCTTCAAACTGAACCCAAATCGTTTGGACATTTTCAGAAAAGGGTGGGTCCCTCGATCATTGAATTGGCCAGTATAGACAAACTCAGGCCTAGCTTTAGATTTTTACTTTGCAAATTTCGATTTCCTTCTGTTAAGAGGTTTGATGGTTGGCAACACTTTGATCTTTACACTGTTCAATTGCTGTGGACTTGAATGAGGCTTGAGTTGAGCCTAAGGTTGTATATTTAGAAAGGATGGAGGAAAGTTCTTTTTGAGTTCATTTTTGGGATTTTAACATTCTTTGAAATCAGGATATTCAAAAATTTGGAACATGCACCCATAGGATGAATGAACAGAATGAACTCTTAAGGTAAATGACTACAGAAGAACAAAAAACCGGGTAAGAAAAGCAACCAGAAAACACCCTTTGTTCTATTAACATCAAAGAACAACTTATAAGAGAGAGGCAACATAGGGATGGTAAACAAGCAGAGAGTGAAGGGAAGCAATGGTGATAACGGGGAGCGTAACTGGTCTCGGAGTAGGAATTACACTAGCAACAATGATGCAGGCAATAGAAAATAAGCACGGATAGCATTTGACACCAAAATCTCTGGTCTCTTGGCACCACTAATAGGTTTTTTTGTTTGCATCCACAGTGATCATGAATCATACAAAGATTCTAACACACATGTAACAGCATGCCACCAACCTTAATATCCTGGAGTCAAACAAGAAAAGTTCTTCTAGGTTCCAAAGGAGAAGAGGGCACCATGGAGAAATACCCTCCCTAACATGAGAGCTTGTTATTTGTTAACTACTTGGATAAAAGAGCACACAAGTGGTAACAACTTGAGTAAAAGAACCTGTACCGAGTCGATTAACAGTTTActtcttatttattttgactttcatATCTACAAGGCAAAACAAAGCTTGATAATACTTTAATAAACACACAAAGGAACTAGGTGGAGCTCACAGCAAGCTGCATATGACAGCTAAAGAagaaaacttcataaagccttccGAGTATCACTCACACCAGCAATTCAATTCACTATGAAGAACTATAGCTTAGAGGAACTAAAGCTGTAACTTCCAAAATAGAGCAAGTCTACGAATATGATTTCCAATCTCAGTTTTTCACACACCcaattaacataaaatgatTAACAAAGCTTGGCCTCAACCTAACCCCCCCTATCATACACCCTTCTTTGTCATAAAAAAACATGACTTTTAATCTAATAAGGCCTCACTGGCAGTAATTTGGTTCATAATTCAGCTCAATACCCATTCAACCTCCAAACAAAAGCcatcaacataaacttaaaataaaaaaaatacaaaaaaaaaaaaattcacatcAAAATGGTATTCTACATGATCTTATATTTCGATTCGGTTTAACATAAACAATGCAAAGTCTTTCGAGCTTCATCAGGCAAAGACACAAGAATGCAAGCGTTTCTGAACCAACCCAGCTCGACATGGCCAGTGTTAATCCTAATTTTCAAGTTAATCAGCTAGCATCATATACAGTAACTCAGAAAACAATCTACAATCAACACACAAAATGCGAAGATTCAACATAAACGGAACAACAAAAGTTAAAACTTATAATTAAACACTAACAATTTATTCTCGAAGCAGAAGAAATTAGCACATAAAAAGCATTAAAGAGTTATTCTCCGCTCACTCTTTTTCTCTGCTGATTTTTATCCCAACCATTAAAAACCCAAACCCATCAGATCACAATTATTTACATaagtatttataattatacGCCATGAGCATCATCATATCATATAAAAACCGATCAATAATCCGGACGATGATAATCACTGTAATCATCCCTCTCCTTTGACGCCACGTCTTGCTCCACTCTTTCACCAATCTTGTCTTCTTCGTATTTCAATCCTTCTTCCAATGCCAGTCCACCTAAAGCCCCCGCGACTGCTCCAACAGCCAATCCGGTCCCGAGACCTATTTTGGAGCCTCCTCTAGGCTTCCAATCGTACGGAGAGTAATCTACTGGAGCCGATGGGGTGCCGTAGCCGTAAGACCGTTCGAAGAAGGGGCGTGGAGGCATGGGCGGTGGCGGAGAGGAATAGTAGTGGCTGGAGAAATAGGGAGAGTAAGCGTCCGGGATGGAGGAGTACGACGGTGGAGGAGGAGGAGAGGCTGACGGTTGAGGTGGCGGCGGGGGAGGAGGAGGAGAGGCTGCCTGTGGAGGAGGCGGCGGGGGAAGAGAAACGTAGGGCGAGTACCTTGGTGGAGGAGGGGTATTTGTGTAATAATAGCTAggaggggcaaaatggtaatcgTGAGGTGGAGCAAGTGGACGTTCGCGGATGCCGAGTTTCACCCGAATCTTGCCTTGGGGACGACCAGATGGTCGGAGGACAGAAAAGGTCCGGATCTTAGAACCATCTTCCGGGTCGGGTAATTCTTTGAGTTCAACCCGGAGGGTTCCGACAAGAGGCTTCGGAGTTTCCGAAGGCTTGGAGTGGAAGATCTCGAGGGTAAGAACGGCGTCGTACAGAGGGACAGCGAGGGGAAGGGTAAAACGCTCGTTCCAGACCGGTCGAGTTGAACCGGAATCGTCTGAGCGGGTCGAGAGACGTCGGTCCGGATTGACCCAGAAGACTGCGTAGGGCTTGAGATCGCCGTTTCGCCAGTTGACGTTTTTCAGATGCTTGGCTGAGACGATCGTGAGATCGAGGTCGAGTAGCCTTGGTGGCGGCGGTCGAGAGGAAGCGGCCATGGCTGCGAGATGTTAACGTGCAACGGGTAAAGGGGTGCGCAGGATAGCTGGATTGTTTTTTGATGGAGAGAATGCGGAGAGTGGGGGAGACGGTTGCTTGGGAAGAGGAGAAAAGTGTGATAGTAATGAAATGACGGTTTTAACCTTGCTTATTGTTGAATTTCGCGGGGCTTGGAAGGGGACGTGGCGAAATGTCATTGGTTCAGTAcgatctttttctttttatttgatgatttatcttattcttttgtttaacATCAAAGCATACATTCTCCTATGCAAGGACAACAAGAATAGTTTTTAAAGCATCCAAAGCATATATATTTGTTCGTTTATTATCCACACCTTTCTTAAATCTAAGAtttctttgaatttgattACCTAATATAATTAGCAACTTGACACTATGGGTGTTTTTTAAACATAAGTATAAGACAATTTTCTATCAACACCCTTTGATAGTCTGTTGGattattgatatatatatgctaaaattacaataaaataatgcAAGCTTACACCTATAAGATATTGAAAGGCCAAACTACAGTATCCGTGATTTTGTCGGCTCCAAAAAATACTCATATATAACATTgatttatcatttaatcaaataaagatTAGTCTCTCTTAAAATACATAAACtcattgaaattaaattgagTCACGtccaaagaagaaagaaagtattAGTCTAGTTCTATAACATAAACTCCTAATTACCAACAAGTTCAGCGGTGTGCCTTAAATTTTCCACTAATATCATAGAAACTGTAATATGCCCTTCACCCAGAACTGCACCTTCAACGAACCTGGCGAGTCCGAGTCTATTGCATTGTCTTTCCCCTATTTCTTTAGGGAAGGGCACCTTGGCTCTGCCCACCACGACCACGCCCCTGGAAGGCCCGGGATCACATTTAGACGGCACCCTGATGACTTCCAGGCTCAAGAAATTGGATTGCAGGGGCACACGGTTTTTCAGTGGGATGTCGAACCGTTCGTTC
Proteins encoded in this region:
- the LOC18585939 gene encoding formin-like protein 20 — protein: MAASSRPPPPRLLDLDLTIVSAKHLKNVNWRNGDLKPYAVFWVNPDRRLSTRSDDSGSTRPVWNERFTLPLAVPLYDAVLTLEIFHSKPSETPKPLVGTLRVELKELPDPEDGSKIRTFSVLRPSGRPQGKIRVKLGIRERPLAPPHDYHFAPPSYYYTNTPPPPRYSPYVSLPPPPPPQAASPPPPPPPPQPSASPPPPPSYSSIPDAYSPYFSSHYYSSPPPPMPPRPFFERSYGYGTPSAPVDYSPYDWKPRGGSKIGLGTGLAVGAVAGALGGLALEEGLKYEEDKIGERVEQDVASKERDDYSDYHRPDY